A stretch of Nilaparvata lugens isolate BPH chromosome 12, ASM1435652v1, whole genome shotgun sequence DNA encodes these proteins:
- the LOC111049900 gene encoding BTB/POZ domain-containing protein 6, giving the protein MSSTAENTSENSNSLEKFANRFNSPSYKGIDFDCEFIVGTEKIVIKGHKFVFAVSSEVFQAMFYGDLKEEKAVIVEDLHADGFECLKQFIYTGQVNFRSAMQALLTFVAARKYLIDELSEASTKFVLECMRPADVLQIYECCKMFKTPQFEDKCCELIQEATDQVVASEYFTTVQLETIELILKSSPLNLQSELDVFDLLERWALAEASRRAMTVERIATDFNSLKKHICFLTMNGNQFITRVVESPLLTQQEKLVIGVNLIELNAKPMPESISTKSQLRHFIGQTCTIKHHTFVFELDSYKDQSTECNANFCTFTLPFYIIKIDDYVCLRMRPRSLIDSLEMLVCSIETKLRVLATNSCNDLFIKKDCDFIGKKFDLRSDQKSKACTIAAIPLSKINKPRFLRGANTVHIEGTFEIKKLE; this is encoded by the coding sequence ATGAGTTCAACCGCTGAAAATACAAGTGAAAATTCTAATTCATTGGAGAAATTCGCAAATCGGTTCAACAGTCCATCGTACAAAGGAATAGATTTTGATTGTGAATTCATAGTTGGCActgaaaaaattgttataaaGGGACATAAATTTGTATTCGCCGTGTCAAGTGAAGTTTTCCAAGCCATGTTCTACGGTGatttgaaggaggagaaagCTGTCATCGTTGAAGATCTACATGCGGACGGATTTGAGTGTTTGAAGCAGTTCATTTACACTGGTCAAGTGAATTTCAGATCGGCTATGCAAGCATTGCTGACGTTTGTTGCTGCTCGCAAGTATCTGATAGACGAGCTGAGCGAGGCGAGCACAAAGTTTGTGCTAGAATGCATGCGTCCTGCCGATGTGCTGCAAATCTACGAGTGTTGCAAAATGTTCAAAACACCTCAGTTCGAAGACAAATGTTGTGAATTAATTCAAGAAGCAACCGACCAAGTAGTTGCTAGTGAATACTTCACCACCGTGCAACTCGAAACAATCGAGTTGATTTTGAAGTCATCGCCACTGAATCTGCAGTCAGAATTGGACGTTTTCGATCTGCTCGAACGGTGGGCCTTGGCTGAGGCCAGTCGCAGAGCTATGACAGTCGAGAGAATCGCCACAGACTTCAACTCGCTCAAAAAGCACATTTGCTTTCTTACAATGAACGGCAATCAGTTTATCACACGAGTTGTGGAGTCTCCGCTGTTAACGCAGCAAGAGAAACTTGTTATTGGAGTCAACCTGATCGAATTGAATGCAAAACCAATGCCAGAAAGTATTTCTACGAAGTCTCAGCTGCGTCACTTTATTGGCCAAACTTGTACTATCAAACATCATACTTTCGTATTTGAACTTGACAGCTACAAAGATCAAAGTACTGAATGTAATGCAAATTTTTGTACATTTACGTTACCTTTCTACATTATCAAAATAGATGATTATGTTTGCCTCCGAATGAGACCTAGATCCTTAATAGACTCTCTTGAAATGCTGGTGTGTTCTATTGAAACAAAACTTCGAGTATTAGCCACAAACAGTTGCAATGATCTTTTCATCAAAAAAGACTGCGATTTCATAGGTAAAAAATTCGATTTGAGATCTGATCAGAAGTCTAAGGCGTGTACTATTGCTGCTATTCCCTTAAGCAAGATAAACAAACCACGCTTTTTGCGAGGAGCCAATACAGTACACATTGAAGGCACATTCGAAATCAAGAAACTAGAATAA